The Streptomyces laurentii genome contains a region encoding:
- a CDS encoding two-component system sensor kinase (ATP binding site [chemical binding];~G-X-G motif;~GAF domain; cl15785;~GAF domain; pfam13185;~Histidine Kinase A (dimerization/phosphoacceptor) domain; Histidine Kinase A dimers are formed through parallel association of 2 domains creating 4-helix bundles; usually these domains contain aconserved His residue and are activated via...; cl00080;~Histidine kinase, Adenylyl cyclase, Methyl-accepting protein, and Phosphatase (HAMP) domain. HAMP isa signaling domain which occurs in a wide variety of signaling proteins, many of which are bacterial. The HAMP domain consists of two alpha helices...; cd06225;~Histidine kinase-like ATPases; This family includes several ATP-binding proteins for example: histidine kinase, DNA gyrase B, topoisomerases, heat shock protein HSP90, phytochrome-like ATPases and DNA mismatch repair proteins; cd00075;~Mg2+ binding site [ion binding];~Response regulator receiver domain; pfam00072;~Signal receiver domain; originally thought to be unique to bacteria (CheY, OmpR, NtrC, and PhoB), now recently identified in eukaroytes ETR1 Arabidopsis thaliana; this domain receives the signal from the sensor partner in a two-component systems; cd00156;~dimerization interface [polypeptide binding];~identified by MetaGeneAnnotator; putative;~intermolecular recognition site;~phosphorylation site [posttranslational modification];~two-component system sensor kinase [Streptomyces pristinaespiralis ATCC25486]), with protein MAEREASSRDGQGTARPAPDPRDTAAAANTADTTDTARSSASSASSGSSGAPDERALRRLLAGLTAVRDGDLSVRLPEGADGVLPEIAAVYNDMVDRLSLLTSEVTRVAGEVGGQGLLGGRVHEPRARGAWQELTTGVNTMADNLTSQVRSIAQVATAVARGDLTQKIRVEARGEILELKETINTMVDRLSSFAEEVTRVAHEVGTEGKLGGQARVRGVSGTWKDLTDNVNSMADNLTNQVRNIAQVTTSVAQGDLTSRIDVSARGEILELKTTINTMVDQLSSFAAEVTRVAREVGTEGKLGGQAEVEGVSGTWMRLTENVNELAGNLTRQVRAIAEVTSAVAEGDLTRSITMDAPGEVGELRDNINAMVESLRATTRANEEQDWLQTNLARVTALLQGTRGVSEIAELIMTEVPPLVSAQYGAFFIVEESAYGPVLTMSASYGLPTPGPGRHARRFKIGEGLVGQAARDRRALLVDPLPEGYATISSAVGSSGPAALVVLPIVVEEQVLGAVELASLQPFGALQRDFLDRFVVSAGAVLSSLVANLRTDELLAQSRSLADELRSRTQELQARQRELQRSNAELQEQAELLADRNKDIESKNRVIEQARQELETRAQQLSRTSMYKSEFLANMSHELRTPLNSLLILARLLAQNPEGNLTAKQTDYAEVIHSAGSDLLQLINDILDLSKVEAGKLEVRREPFALTQLLEYLEAAFGPVADERGLDFTVTVAPDVPAHLTSDEARLRQVLRNLLSNALKFTERGRVSLTVEHTPPDEIPAALREAAEGEGRPVLAFRVADTGIGIPGDRLRHIFDAFHQGDGTTAREYGGTGLGLSISRELAALLGGVIEVESTPGEGSVFTFHLPERVVEGGATDSGTAEGGTEADRKTETGGTDEASTSETTTETEAGAEPETARTRAGAETTETTTAEGGRRRTVPPAAGAATVLVVDDDTRNVFALAQVLESHGLRVLTAGGGRRALDLLTGDAHVDLVLMDVMMAGMDGYRTIEEIRRLPSRAGLPVIAVTAKAMPGDRLRALESGADDYLAKPVDEDELMVKIRRRLGS; from the coding sequence ATGGCAGAGCGCGAAGCATCGTCCCGCGACGGACAGGGCACCGCACGGCCCGCACCCGACCCGCGTGACACCGCCGCCGCGGCCAACACCGCCGACACGACCGACACGGCCCGTTCCTCCGCTTCCTCTGCCTCCTCCGGTTCCTCCGGCGCGCCGGACGAGCGGGCGCTGCGGCGACTGCTCGCCGGGCTCACCGCCGTACGGGACGGGGATCTGTCCGTACGCCTGCCGGAGGGCGCGGACGGCGTCCTGCCCGAGATCGCGGCCGTCTACAACGACATGGTCGACCGGCTGTCGCTGCTCACCTCCGAGGTCACCCGGGTGGCGGGCGAGGTCGGCGGGCAGGGTCTGCTGGGCGGGCGGGTGCACGAGCCGCGGGCGCGCGGGGCGTGGCAGGAGCTGACCACCGGCGTGAACACCATGGCCGACAACCTCACCTCGCAGGTCCGCTCGATCGCGCAGGTCGCCACCGCCGTCGCGCGCGGCGACCTCACACAGAAGATCCGGGTGGAGGCGCGGGGCGAGATCCTGGAGCTGAAGGAGACCATCAACACGATGGTCGACCGGCTGTCGTCGTTCGCCGAGGAGGTCACCCGGGTGGCCCACGAGGTCGGCACCGAGGGCAAACTCGGCGGCCAGGCCCGGGTCCGCGGGGTGTCCGGCACCTGGAAGGACCTCACCGACAACGTCAACTCGATGGCGGACAACCTCACCAACCAGGTCCGCAACATCGCCCAGGTCACCACGTCCGTGGCCCAGGGCGATCTGACCAGCCGGATCGACGTGTCGGCGCGCGGCGAGATCCTGGAGCTCAAGACCACCATCAACACGATGGTCGACCAGCTGTCGTCGTTCGCGGCCGAGGTCACCCGGGTGGCCCGCGAGGTCGGCACGGAGGGCAAGCTCGGCGGCCAGGCGGAGGTCGAGGGCGTGTCCGGGACGTGGATGCGGCTCACCGAGAACGTCAACGAGCTGGCCGGGAACCTGACCCGCCAGGTCCGGGCGATCGCCGAGGTGACCAGCGCGGTCGCCGAGGGCGATCTGACCCGCTCCATCACCATGGACGCGCCCGGCGAGGTCGGCGAGCTGCGCGACAACATCAACGCGATGGTCGAGTCGCTGCGCGCCACCACCCGCGCGAACGAGGAACAGGACTGGCTGCAGACGAATCTCGCCCGGGTCACCGCCCTGCTCCAGGGCACCCGCGGGGTGTCCGAGATCGCCGAGCTGATCATGACGGAGGTGCCGCCGCTGGTGTCGGCGCAGTACGGGGCGTTCTTCATCGTGGAGGAGAGCGCGTACGGTCCGGTCCTGACGATGTCCGCCTCGTACGGGCTGCCCACCCCGGGCCCCGGCCGGCACGCGCGCCGCTTCAAGATCGGCGAGGGTCTGGTCGGGCAGGCGGCCCGGGACCGGCGCGCGCTGCTCGTCGACCCGCTGCCCGAGGGGTACGCCACGATCTCCTCCGCCGTCGGTTCGAGCGGCCCCGCGGCCCTCGTCGTGCTGCCGATCGTGGTCGAGGAGCAGGTGCTCGGCGCCGTCGAGCTGGCCTCGCTCCAGCCCTTCGGCGCGCTCCAACGCGACTTCCTGGACCGGTTCGTGGTGAGCGCGGGGGCCGTCCTCAGTTCCCTGGTGGCCAATCTGCGCACCGACGAGCTGCTCGCCCAGTCCCGCAGCCTGGCCGACGAACTACGATCCCGCACCCAGGAGTTGCAGGCCCGACAGCGGGAACTGCAACGCTCCAACGCCGAGTTGCAGGAACAGGCGGAGCTGCTCGCCGACCGCAACAAGGACATCGAGTCGAAGAACCGGGTCATCGAACAGGCCCGGCAGGAACTGGAGACGCGGGCGCAGCAGCTGTCGCGGACGTCGATGTACAAGTCCGAGTTCCTCGCCAACATGAGCCACGAGCTGCGCACCCCGCTCAACAGTCTGCTGATCCTGGCCAGGTTGCTCGCCCAGAACCCGGAGGGGAACCTGACGGCGAAGCAGACCGACTACGCGGAGGTCATCCACTCGGCCGGCTCCGATCTGCTCCAGCTCATCAACGACATCCTCGACCTGTCGAAGGTGGAGGCGGGCAAACTGGAGGTGCGGCGCGAGCCGTTCGCGCTGACCCAGCTCCTGGAGTACCTGGAGGCGGCGTTCGGCCCGGTCGCCGACGAGCGGGGGCTCGACTTCACCGTCACCGTCGCCCCGGACGTACCGGCCCATCTGACCAGCGACGAGGCACGGTTGCGGCAGGTGCTGCGCAATCTGCTGTCCAACGCGCTGAAGTTCACCGAACGGGGCCGGGTGTCGCTGACCGTCGAGCACACGCCGCCGGACGAGATCCCGGCGGCCCTGCGCGAGGCGGCGGAGGGCGAGGGCCGGCCGGTGCTCGCCTTCCGGGTGGCGGACACCGGCATCGGTATCCCGGGCGACCGGCTGCGGCACATCTTCGACGCCTTCCACCAGGGGGACGGGACCACGGCGCGCGAGTACGGCGGGACCGGTCTCGGCCTGTCGATCAGCCGGGAGCTGGCCGCGCTGCTCGGCGGGGTCATCGAGGTCGAGAGCACCCCGGGCGAGGGCAGCGTCTTCACCTTCCACCTGCCCGAACGGGTGGTGGAGGGCGGGGCGACGGACAGCGGGACGGCGGAGGGCGGAACGGAGGCCGACCGAAAAACGGAGACCGGCGGGACGGACGAGGCGAGCACGTCGGAGACCACGACCGAGACCGAGGCCGGTGCCGAGCCCGAGACGGCCCGCACACGGGCCGGGGCGGAGACGACGGAGACGACGACCGCCGAGGGCGGCCGGCGCCGGACCGTCCCGCCCGCCGCCGGCGCCGCCACCGTGCTCGTCGTCGACGACGACACCCGTAACGTCTTCGCCCTCGCCCAGGTCCTGGAGTCGCACGGGCTGCGCGTCCTCACCGCCGGCGGCGGCCGGCGCGCCCTCGACCTGCTGACCGGGGACGCGCACGTCGACCTGGTCCTGATGGACGTGATGATGGCCGGCATGGACGGCTACCGGACCATCGAGGAGATCCGGCGGCTCCCCTCCCGCGCGGGCCTTCCGGTGATCGCGGTCACCGCGAAGGCGATGCCCGGCGACCGGCTGCGGGCGCTGGAGTCGGGCGCCGACGACTACCTCGCCAAGCCCGTCGACGAGGACGAGCTGATGGTCAAGATCCGTCGGCGTCTGGGGAGTTGA
- a CDS encoding regulatory protein (identified by MetaGeneAnnotator; putative;~sequence version:1), which yields MAIRTERGARTPDPAGRLPGSGGRSSLRHALTDGPGVVAECRDLTRWALRAWFGPDGDPARTPAADALLLVSEVVTNARTHGGAPYEIRLDRVGRTLRVRVGDTSPVPPRARGPHRPDHPSGHGLFLLQRLATRWGSVPRGPAGKTVWFEVEVPPASAEVVEEPLEAGTGPVDGP from the coding sequence ATGGCGATACGGACGGAACGCGGGGCGCGGACTCCGGACCCGGCGGGGCGCCTGCCGGGGTCCGGGGGCCGGTCCTCCCTGCGCCATGCGCTGACGGACGGGCCCGGGGTGGTCGCGGAGTGCCGCGATCTCACCCGGTGGGCGCTGCGCGCCTGGTTCGGCCCGGACGGGGACCCCGCGCGGACGCCGGCCGCGGACGCCCTGCTGCTGGTGTCCGAGGTCGTGACCAACGCCCGCACGCACGGCGGGGCCCCGTACGAGATCCGGCTGGACCGCGTCGGGCGGACGCTGCGGGTCCGGGTCGGCGACACCAGCCCCGTCCCGCCCCGGGCGCGCGGCCCGCACCGGCCCGACCACCCCTCGGGGCACGGGCTCTTCCTGCTCCAGCGGCTGGCGACCCGGTGGGGATCGGTGCCCCGGGGTCCCGCCGGCAAGACGGTGTGGTTCGAGGTGGAGGTGCCGCCGGCGTCGGCGGAGGTGGTCGAGGAGCCGCTGGAGGCCGGTACGGGGCCGGTGGACGGTCCCTGA
- a CDS encoding RNA polymerase sigma factor sigB (DNA binding residues [nucleotide binding];~RNA polymerase sigma factor SigB [Streptomyces venezuelae ATCC10712];~RNA polymerase sigma-70 factor, sigma-B/F/G subfamily; TIGR02980;~Sigma-70 region 2; pfam04542;~Sigma-70 region 3; pfam04539;~Sigma70, region (SR) 4 refers to the most C-terminal of four conserved domains foundin Escherichia coli (Ec) sigma70, the main housekeeping sigma, and related sigma-factors (SFs). A SF isa dissociable subunit of RNA polymerase, it directs bacterial or...; cd06171;~identified by MetaGeneAnnotator; putative), whose translation MATPTAAGASATTRRAALAGLPEIARPTRVSTRQAQILSVALLVRLRDLEPGTPEHAYVRNVLVELNLSLVRFAARRFRHRPEEVEDIVQVGTIGLIKAIDRFDPGRGIEFSAFALPTVVGEMKRFFRDTSWAVRVPRRLQELRIDLARTADLLEQRLGHRPTRAELAAYLHLSEERVAEGELAARGYTARSLEGALDEEAETPRTYLRLLAAPDSAYELIEDLASLRPLIAGLDERDRRILSLRFGQELTQAEIGARLGLSQMHVSRLLARILGELRAGLLADRDGRVDRCRAPRRSPASPRSPASLRSQARSRASRRGTGSTRAEPADG comes from the coding sequence ATGGCCACCCCGACGGCCGCCGGCGCGTCCGCCACCACCCGGCGCGCGGCGCTGGCCGGCCTTCCCGAGATCGCCCGTCCGACCAGGGTCTCCACCCGCCAGGCGCAGATCCTGTCCGTCGCGCTGCTCGTCCGGCTGCGGGACCTCGAGCCGGGCACACCCGAGCACGCCTATGTCCGCAACGTCCTCGTGGAGCTCAACCTGAGCCTGGTCCGGTTCGCCGCCCGACGTTTCCGGCACCGGCCCGAGGAGGTGGAGGACATCGTCCAGGTCGGCACCATCGGCCTGATCAAGGCGATCGACCGCTTCGACCCGGGCCGGGGCATCGAGTTCTCGGCGTTCGCGCTGCCGACCGTCGTCGGCGAGATGAAACGCTTCTTCCGGGACACGAGCTGGGCCGTCCGGGTGCCACGCCGGCTCCAGGAACTGCGCATCGACCTCGCCAGGACCGCCGACCTGCTCGAACAGCGGCTCGGCCACCGCCCGACCCGCGCCGAACTCGCCGCGTACCTGCACCTCAGCGAGGAACGCGTCGCCGAGGGCGAGCTGGCGGCCCGCGGCTACACCGCCCGTTCTCTTGAAGGCGCCCTCGACGAGGAGGCGGAGACCCCGCGCACGTATCTGCGGCTGCTGGCCGCGCCGGACTCCGCGTACGAACTGATCGAGGACCTGGCGTCGCTGCGGCCGCTCATCGCGGGCCTCGATGAGCGGGACCGGCGGATCCTGTCGCTCCGGTTCGGCCAGGAACTCACCCAGGCGGAGATCGGCGCGCGGCTCGGACTGTCCCAGATGCACGTCTCCCGGCTGCTCGCCCGCATCCTCGGCGAACTCAGAGCGGGGCTCCTCGCCGACCGGGACGGCCGGGTGGACCGCTGCCGCGCTCCCCGTCGCTCCCCGGCTTCCCCTCGTTCCCCGGCCTCCCTCCGTTCCCAGGCTCGTTCCCGGGCTTCCCGTCGGGGGACGGGTTCCACGCGGGCGGAACCGGCGGACGGCTGA
- a CDS encoding anti-sigma factor antagonist (Sulphate Transporter and Anti-Sigma factor antagonist) domain of anti-anti-sigma factors, key regulators of anti-sigma factors by phosphorylation; cd07043;~anti sigma factor interaction site;~anti-sigma factor antagonist [Streptomyces sp. C];~identified by MetaGeneAnnotator; putative;~regulatory phosphorylation site [posttranslational modification]), whose amino-acid sequence MGAMNGTYGSGGTTGASGTGGTSRPDRVRAAPGRTERLAVRTLTPPPAEGTGPGDETVVLAVTGELDHDTAAPLKEALTTHTGPGRRIVVDCAGLRFCDSTGLNVLLRARLRMLADGGRLDLSGLGPPVDRMFEITGALSVFRVYADTAAALADAPAADVPATTPEGS is encoded by the coding sequence ATGGGCGCCATGAACGGTACGTACGGCAGCGGCGGCACGACCGGCGCGAGCGGCACCGGCGGCACAAGCCGGCCGGACCGCGTGAGGGCGGCACCCGGCCGCACGGAACGCCTGGCCGTACGCACCCTGACCCCGCCACCGGCCGAGGGAACCGGGCCCGGGGACGAGACCGTCGTCCTCGCCGTGACCGGCGAACTCGACCATGACACCGCGGCCCCGCTCAAGGAGGCCCTGACCACGCACACCGGCCCCGGTCGGCGGATCGTCGTGGACTGCGCCGGGCTGCGCTTCTGCGACTCGACCGGCCTGAACGTCCTGCTCCGGGCACGGCTGCGGATGCTGGCCGACGGGGGCCGGCTGGACCTCTCCGGGCTCGGGCCGCCGGTGGACCGGATGTTCGAGATCACGGGCGCGCTGTCCGTCTTCCGTGTGTACGCGGACACGGCCGCCGCGCTCGCGGACGCGCCGGCGGCCGACGTCCCCGCGACCACGCCGGAGGGGTCATGA
- a CDS encoding hypothetical protein (identified by MetaGeneAnnotator; putative;~sequence version:1), producing the protein MDPVECGHSAPAAAPGPRTYRTPSGTAWVVREPSPVPGTVVLSATGEFDLHTVRCLRQALAEARHEDGGRTVLDISQVCFGDSSFLHVLVAARSADPGFVLAGPVPRQLRQLFSLSGTQRMFTIVKDRAALGFG; encoded by the coding sequence ATGGATCCCGTGGAGTGCGGCCACAGCGCTCCCGCCGCGGCGCCCGGGCCGCGGACGTACCGGACGCCGAGCGGCACGGCGTGGGTCGTCCGCGAGCCGTCGCCGGTACCCGGCACGGTCGTCCTGTCCGCGACCGGGGAGTTCGACCTGCACACCGTCAGATGTCTGCGGCAGGCGCTCGCCGAGGCCCGGCACGAGGACGGCGGGCGCACCGTGCTCGACATCTCGCAGGTGTGCTTCGGCGACTCGTCGTTCCTGCACGTGCTGGTGGCGGCACGGTCGGCCGACCCCGGCTTCGTCCTGGCCGGCCCGGTCCCGCGGCAGCTGCGCCAGCTGTTCTCGCTGAGCGGGACCCAGCGCATGTTCACGATCGTCAAGGACCGCGCCGCCCTCGGGTTCGGCTGA
- a CDS encoding redoxin superfamily (Peroxiredoxin (PRX)-like 2 family; hypothetical proteins that show sequence similarity to PRXs. Members ofthis group contain a CXXC motif, similarto TRX. The second cysteine in the motif corresponds to the peroxidatic cysteine of PRX, however, these...; cd02970;~identified by MetaGeneAnnotator; putative;~putative catalytic residues [active];~redoxin superfamily [Streptomyces viridochromogenes DSM40736]) — translation MPPKVPLEEPDDRLQGRVRVEVLGVGHRRGPLAAWVFTGGLPGCPSVGRPADRRPGDRAPAFRLPSAAGGTVGLDELLADGPAVLTFYRGAWCPYCNLALRALRQSHADIAARGARLVAVSPQVPDESLSLSERHALAFDVLSDVGSGTARRYGLAFDLPEDLAAAYDRLGFDLQRVNGGHPRTLPMPATYVVDRAGTIRRAFVDTDYTARAEPSDILAALDALA, via the coding sequence TTGCCGCCGAAGGTGCCGCTAGAAGAGCCGGACGACCGTCTCCAGGGCCGTGTCCGGGTCGAAGTGCTTGGTGTCGGCCATCGTCGGGGCCCTCTCGCTGCGTGGGTCTTCACCGGCGGGCTGCCCGGGTGCCCGAGCGTCGGACGTCCGGCCGACCGGCGCCCCGGCGACCGGGCGCCCGCGTTCCGGCTGCCGTCGGCGGCCGGCGGCACGGTCGGACTGGACGAACTGCTCGCGGACGGCCCCGCCGTGCTCACCTTCTACCGGGGCGCCTGGTGCCCGTACTGCAACCTCGCCCTGCGCGCCCTCCGGCAGAGCCACGCGGACATCGCCGCGCGCGGCGCGCGCCTCGTCGCCGTCTCTCCGCAGGTGCCGGACGAGTCGCTCTCGCTGTCCGAGCGGCACGCCCTCGCCTTCGACGTACTGAGCGACGTCGGCTCCGGCACCGCGCGGCGGTACGGTCTCGCCTTCGACCTTCCCGAGGACCTCGCCGCCGCCTACGACCGGCTCGGCTTCGACCTCCAGCGGGTCAACGGCGGGCATCCGCGCACCCTCCCGATGCCCGCGACGTACGTCGTCGACCGCGCCGGGACCATCCGCCGGGCCTTCGTCGACACCGACTACACCGCACGCGCGGAACCGTCCGACATCCTCGCCGCGCTCGACGCCCTGGCCTGA
- a CDS encoding tetR-family transcriptional regulator (TetR-family transcriptional regulator [Streptomyces hygroscopicus subsp. jinggangensis5008];~Transcriptional regulator [Transcription]; COG1309;~identified by MetaGeneAnnotator; putative) — protein MKTHAARGPRRWPTPSTSTRTRPWRRSSGSSSGTFGGKQDLYLAALGRYRDRFSRPAFRALAEDPRGLPAVAAFFAALVDARCTGEYAGWGCLVAHAHAGAEHATPEVRALLDHHHDELRDALHAALRTARDLGRLAPAADPGTTADVLALLAYGVNLRSRAGADAATLRTTTDATLAAITA, from the coding sequence GTGAAGACCCACGCAGCGAGAGGGCCCCGACGATGGCCGACACCAAGCACTTCGACCCGGACACGGCCCTGGAGACGGTCGTCCGGCTCTTCTAGCGGCACCTTCGGCGGCAAGCAGGACCTCTACCTCGCCGCCCTCGGCCGGTACCGCGACCGGTTCTCCCGCCCAGCCTTCCGCGCACTCGCCGAGGACCCCCGCGGCCTGCCCGCCGTCGCCGCCTTCTTCGCCGCCCTCGTCGACGCGCGCTGTACGGGCGAGTACGCCGGCTGGGGCTGCCTCGTCGCCCACGCCCACGCCGGCGCCGAACACGCCACCCCCGAGGTCCGCGCCCTCCTCGACCACCACCACGACGAGCTGCGCGACGCCCTCCACGCCGCCTTGCGTACCGCCCGCGACCTCGGCCGGCTCGCTCCCGCCGCCGACCCCGGCACCACCGCCGACGTCCTCGCCCTCCTCGCCTACGGCGTCAACCTCCGTTCCCGCGCGGGCGCCGACGCGGCCACCCTCCGGACGACGACCGACGCCACACTGGCCGCGATCACGGCATGA
- a CDS encoding hypothetical protein (identified by MetaGeneAnnotator; putative;~sequence version:1), which translates to MTTYHADTTGVLDEALQRLHAHGPEHHGRLSNHAPMAVEALAAHGQAGAVHRWLDHYAPKLEEFPSRVAPVTADGWADALGDIRRAADWIDFFGRELAGRPWRDVLAAWWPRLLPGLYGAATHPVIRVGHAVRTLLAAGEDVTAPRLAELGQALGYWAARHLAVTGVRPLPGAVPSAAAALDAVPLLAEQSGIFPDRLARVAGLPVWADGVTDPDTAHARLTELVRAATHRYATHGHGEETMLVHAATAPNAVLRVLPALPRAQWAPSLTAAWTASAAVTAMYGPASPLPATDPGSLTAGDLVALALDHGDEHVIKLTDTALDVGDGPAFSAALRAIELSARP; encoded by the coding sequence ATGACCACGTATCACGCCGACACGACCGGCGTCCTCGACGAAGCCCTCCAGCGACTGCACGCCCACGGCCCCGAGCACCACGGCCGGCTCAGCAATCACGCCCCGATGGCCGTCGAGGCCCTCGCCGCGCACGGCCAGGCGGGCGCGGTACACCGCTGGCTGGATCACTACGCCCCGAAGCTGGAGGAGTTCCCGTCCCGCGTCGCACCGGTCACGGCCGACGGCTGGGCGGACGCGCTCGGCGACATCCGCCGGGCCGCCGACTGGATCGACTTCTTCGGCCGCGAACTCGCCGGCCGGCCCTGGCGCGACGTGCTCGCCGCGTGGTGGCCGCGACTGCTTCCGGGGCTGTACGGCGCGGCGACGCACCCGGTGATCCGGGTCGGTCACGCCGTCCGCACCCTGCTGGCCGCCGGCGAGGACGTCACCGCGCCGCGGCTGGCGGAACTCGGCCAGGCGCTGGGCTACTGGGCCGCCCGCCACCTCGCCGTCACCGGCGTCCGCCCGCTGCCCGGAGCCGTGCCGAGCGCCGCCGCCGCGCTCGACGCCGTACCGCTGCTCGCCGAGCAGAGCGGCATCTTCCCGGACCGGCTGGCCCGGGTCGCCGGTCTGCCGGTGTGGGCGGACGGGGTCACCGACCCCGACACGGCGCACGCGCGCCTGACCGAACTCGTCCGCGCCGCCACCCACCGGTACGCGACCCACGGCCACGGCGAGGAGACGATGCTGGTCCACGCGGCCACGGCGCCCAACGCCGTCCTCCGGGTCCTCCCGGCCCTCCCCCGCGCCCAGTGGGCACCGAGCCTGACCGCCGCGTGGACCGCTTCGGCGGCCGTCACCGCGATGTACGGCCCGGCATCCCCGCTGCCCGCGACCGACCCCGGCTCGCTCACCGCCGGAGACCTCGTCGCGCTCGCCCTCGACCACGGCGACGAGCACGTCATCAAGCTCACGGACACGGCGCTGGACGTCGGCGACGGCCCGGCGTTCTCGGCCGCGCTCCGCGCGATCGAGCTCAGCGCCCGCCCGTGA